A section of the Arcobacter roscoffensis genome encodes:
- the serA gene encoding phosphoglycerate dehydrogenase has protein sequence MSKHTIVVCDHIHEDGLDILQNTDDVNYVYAADIDKTELLNVIKDAEVVITRSSTDVDEKFLDAAQNLKAIIRAGVGYDNVDIEGCSKRGIIAMNVPTANTIAAVELTMAHMLSCMRKFPYAHNQLKQDRIWKREDWYGNELYGKKLGVIGFGNIGHRVALRAKSFEMDVKTYDPYIPSTKATDLGISYTTNFDDILDCDIITIHTPKNQETLDMIGEEQIAKMKDGVILINCARGGLYNEDALVNNLKSGKIAMAGIDVFIKEPAIDHPLLDLPNVTVTAHLGANTKESQKKIATQAAENAIESARGIAYPNALNLPIDESKIPSFVKPYIELTQKMAFLIAQNDKSEIRSINVSAEGEISEYLDSLQTFATVGALSVASGDEINYVNANFIAEEKGIELTTSEFSAHSGYQNKVSVKITTSNGVQTICGTVFNEDVQRIIDINNFSLDIEPKGKMIIMRNNDVPGVIGQVGSILAQENINIADFRLSRGKDGALAVILVDEKVCMNTVSKLEELEAAISVSYAEI, from the coding sequence ATGAGTAAACACACAATCGTAGTTTGTGACCATATACATGAAGATGGTTTAGACATCTTACAAAACACTGATGATGTAAACTATGTATATGCAGCAGATATAGATAAAACAGAACTTTTAAATGTAATAAAAGACGCAGAAGTAGTGATCACTAGATCATCTACTGATGTTGATGAAAAATTTTTAGATGCAGCACAAAACTTAAAAGCTATCATTAGAGCTGGTGTTGGGTATGATAATGTTGATATTGAAGGATGTAGTAAAAGAGGAATAATCGCTATGAATGTTCCTACTGCAAATACAATAGCAGCTGTTGAATTAACAATGGCACATATGTTATCTTGTATGAGAAAATTCCCATACGCTCATAACCAATTAAAACAAGATAGAATCTGGAAAAGAGAAGATTGGTATGGAAATGAACTTTATGGAAAGAAACTTGGTGTTATTGGATTTGGTAACATTGGACATAGAGTTGCATTAAGAGCTAAATCATTTGAAATGGACGTAAAAACTTACGACCCATACATTCCTTCAACAAAAGCAACTGATTTAGGTATTTCATACACAACTAATTTTGATGATATTTTAGATTGTGACATCATTACTATTCATACACCAAAAAATCAAGAAACACTTGATATGATTGGTGAAGAGCAAATTGCTAAAATGAAAGATGGTGTGATTTTAATTAACTGTGCAAGAGGTGGATTATACAATGAAGATGCTCTTGTTAACAACTTAAAATCAGGAAAAATTGCAATGGCTGGTATTGATGTATTTATCAAAGAGCCTGCAATTGATCATCCTTTACTAGATTTACCAAATGTAACTGTAACTGCACACTTAGGTGCAAATACAAAAGAATCTCAAAAGAAAATTGCTACTCAAGCTGCTGAAAATGCAATTGAATCAGCAAGAGGTATAGCATATCCAAATGCTTTAAATTTACCTATTGATGAAAGCAAAATTCCTTCTTTTGTGAAACCATATATTGAATTAACTCAAAAAATGGCATTTTTAATTGCTCAAAATGACAAAAGTGAAATTAGATCTATTAATGTATCAGCTGAGGGTGAAATTTCAGAATACTTAGATTCATTACAAACTTTTGCAACAGTGGGTGCTTTATCAGTAGCTTCTGGTGATGAAATCAATTATGTAAATGCTAACTTTATTGCAGAAGAAAAAGGTATAGAACTTACTACTTCTGAATTCTCTGCTCATAGCGGATACCAAAATAAAGTTTCTGTAAAAATCACTACATCAAATGGAGTTCAGACAATTTGTGGAACTGTATTTAATGAAGATGTACAAAGAATTATTGATATAAATAATTTCTCATTAGACATTGAGCCAAAAGGTAAAATGATTATTATGAGAAATAATGACGTTCCAGGAGTTATTGGACAAGTAGGTTCAATTTTAGCTCAAGAAAATATCAATATTGCTGACTTTAGATTATCAAGAGGAAAAGATGGTGCATTAGCAGTTATCTTAGTTGATGAAAAAGTTTGTATGAACACAGTAAGTAAACTTGAAGAGCTTGAAGCAGCTATTTCTGTTTCTTATGCTGAAATTTAA
- a CDS encoding 30S ribosomal protein S1 yields MGIEDIDLGEDFDFEQMLNESFENAENNSVVDGVIVEISSERVLVDVGQKIEGQLNIADITIGGEVKYKEGDTIPVMLMGSRGERPNISHKKVLQKEKFDAFVAKHGENVEDVTIEGKVISVKNRGGFIIEDEEGCEYFMPMAQSYLKAHGAVGKKVKAKVLKVNTAQNSIIVSRKKLIEEAKAEKDNKVAEILESGEAVNGIIKKITSYGMFVDLGGIDGLVNYNEISYKGPVNPANYYNEGDEVTVVVLSYDKAKQHLSLSIKAALANPWEEIKDELEVGDTITVTVSNFESYGAFVDLGNDIEGLLHISEISWNKNVKNPKELLTLGEEVNVEVIELDVDKKRLRVSLKNLQEKPFSKFTKDHKVGDVVNGNIATLTDFGAFVTIGEVDGLLHNEEASWESNAKCKSLYKKGDEVEVKIIKIDREKENISLSIKEISESPAKKFQNEHKIGDIVKGAVKDAKDFGIFIKLEDNLDGLIRNEDFGPLEAEEVKNGDEIEAVVVNIDTKRNRVRLSVKRLEQQQEREVLKAVNDDSSMTLGDLLKDQIK; encoded by the coding sequence ATGGGTATCGAAGATATTGATTTAGGTGAAGATTTTGATTTTGAGCAAATGCTTAATGAGTCTTTCGAGAATGCTGAAAACAACTCTGTAGTTGATGGTGTAATTGTTGAAATCTCTAGTGAGAGAGTTCTAGTTGATGTTGGTCAAAAAATTGAAGGTCAGTTAAATATTGCTGATATTACAATTGGTGGCGAAGTTAAATATAAAGAGGGTGATACTATCCCTGTAATGCTAATGGGAAGTAGAGGGGAAAGACCTAATATCTCTCATAAAAAAGTTTTACAAAAAGAAAAATTTGATGCATTTGTAGCTAAACATGGTGAAAATGTTGAAGATGTAACAATTGAAGGTAAAGTAATTTCTGTTAAAAACAGAGGTGGATTTATCATCGAAGATGAAGAGGGATGTGAATACTTCATGCCTATGGCTCAGTCTTACTTAAAAGCTCATGGAGCAGTTGGTAAGAAAGTTAAAGCTAAAGTATTAAAAGTTAATACTGCACAAAACTCTATCATTGTTTCTAGAAAAAAATTAATCGAAGAAGCAAAAGCTGAAAAAGACAACAAAGTAGCTGAGATTTTAGAAAGTGGTGAAGCTGTAAATGGTATCATTAAAAAAATCACTTCTTACGGAATGTTTGTTGACTTAGGTGGAATTGATGGTTTAGTAAACTACAATGAAATCTCTTACAAAGGTCCTGTAAATCCAGCTAACTACTACAATGAAGGTGATGAAGTAACTGTTGTTGTATTATCTTATGACAAAGCAAAACAACACTTATCATTATCTATCAAAGCTGCATTAGCAAATCCATGGGAAGAAATTAAAGATGAATTAGAAGTTGGTGATACAATTACTGTTACTGTTTCTAACTTTGAATCTTACGGTGCATTTGTTGACTTAGGAAATGATATTGAAGGACTATTACATATTTCTGAAATTTCATGGAATAAAAACGTTAAAAACCCAAAAGAATTATTAACTTTAGGTGAAGAAGTTAACGTTGAAGTAATCGAATTAGATGTAGATAAAAAAAGATTAAGAGTTTCATTAAAGAACTTACAAGAAAAACCTTTCTCTAAATTTACAAAAGATCACAAAGTTGGTGATGTTGTAAATGGAAACATTGCAACTTTAACTGATTTTGGTGCATTTGTTACTATTGGAGAAGTAGATGGATTATTACATAATGAAGAGGCTTCTTGGGAGTCAAATGCAAAATGTAAATCTTTATACAAAAAAGGTGATGAAGTAGAAGTTAAGATTATTAAAATTGATAGAGAAAAAGAAAACATTTCATTATCAATTAAAGAAATTTCTGAGTCTCCTGCTAAAAAATTCCAAAATGAGCACAAAATCGGTGACATTGTAAAAGGTGCTGTAAAAGATGCAAAAGATTTTGGTATCTTTATTAAGTTAGAAGATAACTTAGATGGACTTATTAGAAATGAAGACTTTGGACCATTAGAAGCTGAAGAAGTTAAAAATGGTGATGAAATTGAAGCAGTAGTAGTAAATATCGATACTAAAAGAAATAGAGTTAGATTATCTGTTAAAAGATTAGAGCAACAACAAGAAAGAGAAGTTCTAAAAGCTGTTAATGATGATTCATCTATGACTTTAGGTGATTTACTAAAAGATCAAATCAAATAA
- a CDS encoding 4-hydroxy-3-methylbut-2-enyl diphosphate reductase: MKVKLASSYGFCFGVKRAIKIAEAYENSATMGPLIHNQDEINRLKNDFNVGLYQNLKEVKDDDTVIIRTHGIPKNDLKDLKAQKAKVINATCPFVTTPQQIVKKMSKEGYSILIFGDSSHPEVKGVKSYGEDQDDVHVIMEIDEIKNLNFKNSKIATVAQTTKKKEKYLEIVNHLILRNKEVRVFNTICDATFENQDAARDLSKEVDVMVVIGGKNSSNTKQLHSICKENCEDSYLIENHNEIENSWFEGKKLCGVTAGASTPDWIIQEVVNKIEKIN; encoded by the coding sequence ATGAAAGTAAAATTAGCTTCAAGCTATGGTTTTTGTTTTGGTGTAAAAAGAGCTATTAAAATAGCAGAGGCATATGAAAATTCAGCAACTATGGGTCCTCTTATTCATAATCAAGATGAAATCAATAGATTAAAAAATGACTTTAATGTTGGACTTTATCAAAATTTAAAAGAAGTAAAAGATGATGATACCGTAATTATTAGAACTCATGGTATTCCAAAAAATGATTTAAAAGATTTAAAAGCACAAAAAGCAAAAGTTATCAATGCCACATGTCCTTTTGTAACAACTCCTCAACAAATAGTAAAAAAGATGTCAAAAGAGGGTTATTCTATTTTGATATTTGGTGATTCTTCACATCCTGAGGTTAAAGGTGTAAAATCCTATGGTGAAGATCAAGATGATGTTCATGTAATAATGGAAATTGATGAAATAAAAAACCTTAATTTCAAAAATAGTAAAATTGCAACAGTTGCTCAAACTACAAAAAAGAAAGAAAAATATTTAGAAATTGTTAATCACCTTATCTTAAGAAATAAAGAAGTAAGGGTTTTCAATACTATTTGTGATGCAACATTTGAAAATCAAGATGCAGCAAGAGATCTTTCAAAAGAAGTTGACGTAATGGTAGTAATTGGAGGAAAAAACTCTTCAAATACAAAACAATTACACTCAATTTGTAAAGAAAATTGTGAAGACTCTTACCTAATAGAAAATCATAATGAAATTGAAAATTCATGGTTTGAGGGTAAAAAACTTTGTGGAGTAACAGCAGGAGCTAGTACTCCTGATTGGATTATTCAAGAGGTCGTAAATAAAATAGAAAAAATTAACTAG
- the aroA gene encoding 3-phosphoshikimate 1-carboxyvinyltransferase produces the protein MNTFNIKRLNKPFNVEIDSIASDKSISHRCAMFSLFSNKTSYIKNYLTAEDTLNTLSIVEQLGAKIKRDGSSVEITPTDILSEPANVLDCGNSGTAMRLFCGLLASVDGAFTLTGDKYLHARPMKRVADPLRSIGANIDGRENGNKAPLFIRGVKELKAFTYHSPVDSAQVKSAMILAALRADGISKYKENELTRDHTERMLKGMGATLENDNEGFINIHPLKAHLKPLNITVPTDPSSGFFFAVAAAITPNSSVVIKNVTLNPTRVEAYKVLQRMGAEVNFVEKENIYEPIGDIEIKHKELNGVEVSENISWLIDELPALSIAMSVANGMSIVKNAKELRVKESDRIKSVVTNLEKCGVNYTEYEDGYEIVGGEIKAATIDSHGDHRIAMSFAIAGTLCDMQINDTACIETSFPNFKEILDSLY, from the coding sequence GTGAATACGTTTAATATAAAAAGATTAAATAAGCCATTTAATGTAGAGATTGACTCAATAGCAAGTGATAAATCAATATCGCACAGATGTGCTATGTTTTCACTTTTTTCTAATAAAACTTCATATATAAAAAACTATTTAACAGCAGAAGACACTTTAAATACTTTAAGTATTGTTGAACAACTTGGTGCAAAAATCAAAAGAGATGGTTCATCTGTTGAAATCACTCCAACTGATATTTTAAGTGAACCTGCAAATGTTTTAGACTGTGGTAACTCTGGAACTGCAATGAGACTATTTTGCGGTTTACTTGCATCTGTTGATGGTGCATTTACTCTTACTGGTGACAAATATCTTCACGCAAGACCTATGAAAAGAGTTGCAGACCCATTAAGAAGTATTGGTGCAAATATTGATGGAAGAGAAAATGGAAATAAAGCCCCACTGTTTATCAGAGGTGTAAAAGAGTTAAAAGCATTTACTTATCACTCACCAGTTGATTCTGCACAAGTAAAATCAGCAATGATCTTAGCAGCACTTAGAGCAGATGGTATTTCTAAATATAAAGAAAATGAATTAACAAGAGACCATACAGAAAGAATGTTAAAAGGTATGGGTGCTACTTTAGAAAATGATAATGAGGGGTTTATAAATATTCATCCTTTAAAAGCTCACTTAAAACCACTAAATATTACTGTTCCAACTGATCCATCATCTGGATTCTTTTTTGCAGTAGCTGCAGCTATTACACCAAATAGTTCAGTGGTAATTAAAAATGTGACGCTAAACCCTACAAGAGTTGAAGCATACAAAGTACTTCAAAGAATGGGTGCAGAGGTGAACTTTGTTGAAAAAGAGAATATTTATGAACCTATAGGAGATATTGAAATTAAACACAAAGAGTTAAATGGTGTAGAAGTTTCAGAAAACATCTCTTGGTTAATAGACGAACTTCCAGCACTATCAATTGCGATGAGTGTAGCAAATGGAATGTCAATAGTAAAAAATGCAAAAGAACTTAGAGTAAAAGAATCAGACAGAATTAAGTCAGTAGTTACAAACCTAGAAAAATGTGGTGTTAACTATACTGAGTATGAAGATGGATATGAAATAGTTGGTGGTGAAATAAAAGCTGCCACTATTGATTCGCATGGAGATCATAGAATTGCAATGAGTTTTGCAATTGCTGGAACTTTATGTGATATGCAAATCAATGATACGGCTTGTATTGAGACTTCATTCCCTAATTTTAAAGAAATACTTGACTCATTATATTAA
- the pheT gene encoding phenylalanine--tRNA ligase subunit beta — MIITRNWLQEFIDISKISTDDICKTLNSIGLEVDSVEKVLIAPKVVVGKVTQKEKHPDADKLNICQVDLGEEQVQIVCGAKNVDAGQYVPVATVGCNLGGGFKIKKAKLRGVESNGMICSSTEIGLPQLNDGILVLDDSIGELVLGKELNEYKLVNDEIIEIELTANKGDCLSINGVARELSAFYNIPLNEFEKNVNYNEIGIGQVLEVECDSSIDSSLIYKAVDFSDFKLPIIQKLRVGAIGKYKDENDIQNVLSYVTHCNGVILNAYAKDKADITDNLSVLHVKKDEKGFDNVYGKEQLSKIAIEHEEVVPSELNFIVEASYVNPELLAKQVFETKIKTGDVYYRSSRGSEPDVQYGIDYFTTLTSTFGALIYKGAETFIEDKEKTILDVDVNKVNAIIGQEVPKLDIERILNSLGFEVKDGANGILSVKIPLFRHDIKNIADITEEIVRIIGIDNIKSKPLAIDEVNRVNKTSNDLLKKNKLRFKAIENGFFETLTYVFSSRESLEKYNFPVVKEELDILNPIAKELNTFRSTILLNLVEACSNNFKTGTKASAFFEIGTIFNENRNESKRISFVQTGAKELEDISNSGKPSNIDFFSFAKKILNTVGKFDLEEMTEISNSFIHPYQNANVIVEGKVVGYISKLHPSVAEEYDLNDTFIAEIDFDAIANDLIKVDSYSKFQASKKDLSIIAPKSLKYKEIKDVINAINDKNIKQFNLIDIYNDENLGENESLTIRFVLQNDEKTLEEEDITKSMDGVLKALEEKLSITIR, encoded by the coding sequence ATGATTATTACAAGAAACTGGTTACAAGAATTTATAGATATATCAAAAATATCAACTGATGATATTTGTAAGACACTAAATTCAATTGGATTAGAAGTTGATAGTGTAGAAAAAGTTTTAATAGCTCCTAAAGTTGTAGTTGGAAAAGTAACTCAAAAAGAGAAACATCCAGATGCAGATAAATTAAATATTTGTCAAGTTGACTTAGGTGAAGAACAAGTTCAAATTGTTTGTGGTGCTAAAAATGTAGACGCAGGACAATATGTACCTGTTGCAACTGTAGGATGTAACTTAGGTGGTGGGTTTAAAATCAAAAAAGCTAAACTAAGAGGTGTTGAATCAAATGGTATGATTTGTTCTTCTACTGAAATTGGCTTACCACAACTTAATGATGGTATTTTGGTACTAGATGACTCAATTGGTGAATTAGTTTTAGGAAAAGAGTTAAATGAATATAAACTTGTTAATGACGAGATTATTGAAATTGAACTTACTGCTAATAAAGGTGATTGTTTAAGTATCAATGGTGTTGCAAGAGAATTGTCAGCATTTTATAACATTCCTTTAAATGAATTTGAAAAAAATGTAAACTACAATGAAATTGGAATAGGACAAGTTTTAGAAGTTGAATGTGATAGTAGTATTGACTCATCACTAATCTACAAAGCTGTTGATTTTTCTGATTTTAAATTACCTATTATACAAAAACTAAGAGTTGGTGCAATAGGAAAATACAAAGATGAAAATGATATTCAAAATGTATTATCATATGTAACTCATTGTAATGGTGTAATCTTAAATGCTTATGCAAAAGATAAAGCTGATATTACAGATAACTTAAGTGTTCTTCATGTAAAAAAAGATGAAAAAGGCTTTGATAATGTATATGGAAAAGAGCAATTAAGTAAAATTGCCATTGAGCATGAAGAAGTAGTTCCAAGTGAATTAAACTTTATTGTTGAAGCTTCTTATGTTAACCCAGAATTATTAGCGAAACAAGTTTTTGAAACTAAAATAAAAACAGGTGATGTTTATTATAGATCATCAAGAGGTAGTGAGCCAGATGTTCAATATGGAATTGATTACTTTACAACTTTAACTTCTACTTTTGGTGCTTTGATTTACAAAGGTGCTGAAACATTTATAGAAGATAAAGAAAAAACTATCTTAGATGTAGATGTAAATAAAGTAAATGCAATTATCGGTCAAGAAGTTCCTAAACTTGATATTGAAAGAATTTTAAATTCACTAGGTTTTGAAGTAAAAGATGGAGCTAATGGAATTTTATCTGTTAAGATTCCTTTATTTAGACATGATATTAAAAATATTGCTGATATTACAGAAGAGATTGTAAGAATTATTGGTATTGATAATATTAAATCTAAGCCTTTAGCCATCGATGAAGTAAATAGAGTAAATAAAACTTCAAATGATTTACTAAAGAAAAATAAACTTAGATTTAAAGCAATTGAAAATGGTTTCTTTGAAACATTAACTTATGTTTTTTCTTCAAGAGAGAGTTTAGAAAAATACAACTTCCCTGTTGTAAAAGAAGAACTTGATATTTTAAATCCAATTGCGAAAGAATTAAATACATTCAGAAGTACAATTTTACTAAACCTTGTTGAAGCTTGTTCGAATAACTTCAAAACAGGTACAAAAGCAAGTGCCTTTTTTGAAATAGGAACTATTTTTAATGAAAATAGAAATGAAAGCAAAAGAATCTCTTTTGTTCAAACGGGAGCAAAAGAACTTGAAGATATTTCAAATAGTGGAAAACCTTCAAATATTGACTTCTTTAGCTTTGCAAAAAAGATTTTAAATACAGTAGGTAAATTTGATTTAGAAGAAATGACTGAAATTTCTAATAGTTTTATTCACCCATACCAAAATGCAAATGTAATAGTTGAAGGTAAAGTTGTTGGGTATATTTCAAAACTTCATCCAAGTGTTGCAGAAGAGTATGACTTAAATGACACATTTATCGCTGAAATTGATTTTGATGCAATTGCTAATGACTTAATAAAAGTTGATTCATATTCAAAATTCCAAGCATCTAAAAAAGATTTAAGTATTATTGCACCTAAATCTTTAAAATACAAAGAAATTAAAGATGTTATTAATGCTATTAATGATAAAAATATCAAACAATTTAATTTAATTGATATTTATAATGATGAAAACCTAGGCGAAAATGAGAGTTTGACAATTAGATTTGTTTTACAAAATGATGAAAAAACTTTAGAAGAAGAAGATATTACTAAATCTATGGATGGTGTTTTAAAAGCACTTGAAGAAAAACTATCAATAACAATTAGATAA
- a CDS encoding phenylalanine--tRNA ligase subunit alpha: MKEWIEKIENANCLEDLENLRVETLGKKGVLTLEFAKMKTIPNEEKKAFAQNLNKQKAQVTEAIEAKKVILEKEALNKKLEAEKIDVTRFNNELSCGATHPVVETMNRIITYFQNLNFAVEEGPLVEDDFHNFEALNLPKYHPARDMQDTFYNKDYTLLRTHTSPVQIRTMLGQDKDTPIRMIAPGTVFRRDFDITHTPMFHQIEALVVDDEDKVSFANLKHVLVEFLHHMFGDVDVRFRPSFFPFTEPSAEVDISCVFCKGDGCRVCSHTGWLEVLGCGVVDENVFKAVGYENKSGYAFGLGVERFAMLIHNIGDLRSLFESDMKLLGQFK; this comes from the coding sequence GTGAAAGAGTGGATTGAAAAAATTGAAAATGCAAACTGTCTTGAAGACTTAGAAAACCTAAGAGTAGAAACACTTGGTAAAAAAGGTGTTCTAACTTTAGAGTTTGCAAAAATGAAAACTATTCCAAATGAAGAGAAAAAAGCCTTTGCTCAAAACTTAAATAAGCAAAAAGCACAAGTAACAGAAGCTATTGAAGCTAAAAAAGTGATCTTAGAAAAAGAGGCATTAAATAAAAAGCTTGAAGCTGAAAAAATTGATGTAACAAGATTTAATAATGAGCTATCATGTGGAGCAACTCATCCTGTAGTTGAAACAATGAATAGAATTATTACATATTTCCAAAACTTAAACTTTGCAGTTGAGGAAGGTCCACTTGTTGAAGATGATTTCCATAACTTTGAAGCACTAAATTTACCAAAGTATCACCCTGCAAGAGATATGCAAGATACATTTTATAATAAAGACTACACTCTATTAAGAACACATACATCTCCTGTTCAAATTAGAACAATGCTAGGTCAAGATAAAGATACGCCAATTAGAATGATTGCCCCTGGAACTGTATTTAGAAGAGACTTTGATATTACTCATACTCCAATGTTCCATCAAATTGAAGCATTGGTAGTTGATGATGAAGATAAAGTATCATTTGCTAATTTAAAACATGTATTAGTTGAATTTTTACATCATATGTTTGGTGATGTTGATGTTAGGTTTAGACCTTCTTTCTTCCCGTTTACAGAACCATCAGCAGAAGTTGATATTTCATGCGTCTTCTGTAAAGGTGACGGTTGTAGAGTATGTTCACACACAGGGTGGCTTGAAGTATTAGGTTGTGGTGTTGTTGATGAAAACGTATTTAAAGCTGTTGGATATGAAAACAAATCAGGTTATGCATTTGGTTTAGGTGTTGAGAGATTTGCAATGCTAATTCACAATATAGGTGATTTAAGATCTCTATTTGAAAGCGATATGAAACTATTAGGACAATTTAAATGA
- a CDS encoding histidine triad nucleotide-binding protein — protein MCIFCKIVKGEIPNQTVLEDEDFLAFNDINPARKVHVLVIPKEHYDSFDVIPPKLMAKMTEFIHKVVSKLNIKEDGYRLITNIGEHGGQEVAHLHFHILAGEYVGRLVGEQVKKS, from the coding sequence ATGTGTATTTTTTGCAAGATTGTAAAAGGTGAGATACCTAATCAAACTGTTTTAGAAGATGAAGATTTTTTAGCATTTAATGATATTAACCCAGCAAGAAAGGTGCATGTTTTAGTTATTCCTAAAGAACATTATGATTCTTTTGATGTTATCCCTCCAAAGTTAATGGCTAAAATGACTGAGTTTATTCATAAGGTTGTTTCAAAATTAAATATTAAAGAAGATGGATATAGATTAATTACTAATATTGGTGAGCATGGTGGGCAGGAAGTTGCACATTTACATTTTCATATTTTAGCAGGTGAATATGTTGGTAGATTAGTAGGTGAACAAGTAAAAAAAAGCTAA
- the accA gene encoding acetyl-CoA carboxylase carboxyl transferase subunit alpha yields MAAYLEFEEKIKKIEEDIIVAKTKADEHAVEILEKKLEKEVEKTFKNLSDYQKLQLARHPDRPYAMDYINELLTDAYEIHGDRHYVDDKAIVCYLGYIDGQKVMVIGEQKGRGTKDKLIRNFGMPSPEGYRKALRAAKLADKFQIPIVMLVDTPGAYPGIGAEERNQSEAIAKNLFEFADLTTPTISIVIGEGGSGGALAISVADKLAMMRYSVYAVISPEGCSAILWNDPTKVETAANALKITAENLKELNLVDDVINEPLIGAHRQKEQAVLALKEYVIESINELKTMTTAQRHQKKYEKLMALGSFQD; encoded by the coding sequence TTGGCAGCTTATTTAGAATTTGAAGAAAAAATTAAGAAAATTGAAGAAGACATTATTGTAGCTAAGACAAAAGCAGACGAGCATGCAGTAGAAATCTTAGAAAAAAAACTTGAGAAAGAAGTAGAAAAAACTTTTAAAAACTTAAGTGATTACCAGAAACTTCAATTAGCTAGACATCCAGATAGACCTTACGCAATGGATTATATCAATGAACTATTAACAGATGCATATGAAATACATGGGGATAGACACTATGTGGATGATAAAGCAATTGTTTGTTATTTAGGTTATATTGATGGTCAAAAGGTGATGGTTATTGGTGAACAAAAAGGTAGAGGAACTAAAGATAAGCTTATTAGAAACTTTGGTATGCCAAGTCCTGAAGGATATAGAAAAGCTTTAAGAGCTGCAAAACTTGCAGATAAATTCCAAATTCCAATCGTTATGTTAGTTGACACACCAGGTGCATACCCAGGAATTGGAGCGGAAGAGAGAAATCAATCAGAAGCTATCGCAAAAAACCTATTTGAATTTGCTGATTTAACAACTCCTACAATTTCAATTGTAATTGGAGAAGGTGGTTCAGGTGGTGCCTTAGCTATTTCTGTTGCAGATAAACTTGCTATGATGAGATATTCAGTATATGCTGTAATTTCACCAGAGGGTTGTAGTGCAATTTTATGGAACGATCCAACAAAAGTAGAAACTGCTGCAAATGCACTAAAAATTACTGCTGAAAATTTAAAAGAATTAAATTTAGTTGATGATGTAATTAATGAACCACTAATTGGAGCTCATAGACAAAAAGAGCAAGCAGTACTTGCCTTAAAAGAGTATGTAATAGAGTCAATCAATGAATTGAAAACTATGACAACAGCTCAAAGACACCAAAAGAAATATGAAAAACTTATGGCACTTGGATCTTTCCAAGATTAA